Proteins encoded together in one Yersinia mollaretii ATCC 43969 window:
- the murA gene encoding UDP-N-acetylglucosamine 1-carboxyvinyltransferase, which yields MDKFRVQGRTRLSGEVTISGAKNAALPILFAALLAEEPVELQNVPKLKDIDTTIKLLGQLGTKIERDSSGSVFVDARDVNEFCAPYDLVKTMRASIWALGPLVARFGKGQVSLPGGCAIGARPVDLHITGLEQLGAEIKLEEGYVKASVNGRLKGAHIVMDKVSVGATVTIMSAATLAEGTTVIENAAREPEIVDTANFLNTLGAKISGAGSDRITIEGVARLGGGVYRVLPDRIETGTFLVAAAISGGKVVCRQTRPDTLDAVLAKLREAGADIEVGDDWISLDMHGQRPKAVTIRTAPHPGFPTDMQAQFSLLNLVAEGTGVITETIFENRFMHVPELIRMGAHAEIESNTVICYGVEQLSGAQVMATDLRASASLVLAGCIADGVTIVDRIYHIDRGYERIEDKLRALGAKIERVKGE from the coding sequence ATGGATAAATTTCGTGTGCAGGGGCGGACTCGCCTAAGCGGTGAAGTCACTATTTCCGGAGCGAAAAATGCCGCATTGCCAATATTGTTTGCTGCGTTGTTGGCTGAAGAACCGGTAGAACTGCAAAATGTCCCAAAGCTAAAAGACATTGATACCACGATTAAGCTGCTTGGCCAATTGGGCACCAAAATTGAACGCGACAGCTCGGGTTCGGTTTTTGTTGACGCGCGTGATGTGAATGAGTTTTGCGCACCTTATGATTTAGTCAAAACCATGCGTGCTTCTATCTGGGCGCTGGGGCCACTGGTGGCTCGCTTTGGTAAAGGGCAGGTCTCTTTGCCCGGCGGCTGCGCGATTGGTGCGCGTCCAGTTGATTTGCATATCACCGGTTTAGAGCAACTGGGTGCTGAAATTAAGCTGGAAGAGGGCTACGTAAAAGCCTCGGTCAATGGTCGCCTGAAAGGCGCGCATATTGTGATGGACAAAGTTAGCGTTGGCGCAACAGTGACCATTATGAGTGCCGCAACTTTGGCAGAAGGCACCACGGTGATTGAGAACGCAGCCCGTGAGCCAGAAATTGTCGATACCGCGAATTTCCTGAATACACTGGGCGCTAAAATCAGCGGCGCAGGCAGTGACCGTATTACCATCGAAGGCGTTGCACGCTTGGGCGGTGGTGTCTATCGTGTGCTGCCTGACCGCATTGAAACCGGAACTTTCTTGGTTGCTGCGGCAATCTCTGGCGGTAAAGTGGTTTGTCGTCAGACCCGTCCTGATACGCTGGATGCGGTATTGGCTAAGCTACGCGAAGCGGGTGCTGATATTGAAGTCGGTGATGATTGGATCAGCCTCGACATGCATGGACAGCGGCCTAAAGCGGTGACGATCCGCACTGCGCCACACCCAGGTTTCCCAACGGATATGCAGGCTCAATTCAGCTTATTGAACTTGGTGGCGGAAGGGACGGGTGTTATCACCGAAACCATTTTCGAGAACCGTTTCATGCACGTGCCTGAGCTGATTCGCATGGGCGCACATGCTGAAATCGAGAGCAATACCGTGATTTGTTATGGCGTTGAGCAGCTCTCCGGTGCTCAGGTGATGGCAACCGATCTCCGTGCTTCTGCCAGTTTGGTATTGGCGGGCTGTATCGCAGATGGGGTCACTATTGTTGATCGTATTTATCATATCGACCGTGGCTATGAGCGTATCGAAGATAAATTGCGTGCACTGGGTGCCAAAATTGAGCGTGTGAAAGGCGAATAA
- the ibaG gene encoding BolA family iron metabolism protein IbaG, with the protein MDTNEIKEVLMRALALQEAHVTGDGSHFQVIAVGELFADMSRVKKQQAVYAPLMEYIADNRIHALSIKAYTPQEWQRDRKLNGF; encoded by the coding sequence ATGGATACTAACGAAATTAAAGAAGTGCTGATGCGAGCATTGGCACTGCAAGAAGCACATGTTACCGGTGATGGCAGCCACTTTCAGGTGATTGCGGTCGGCGAATTATTTGCTGACATGAGCCGAGTGAAAAAACAGCAGGCTGTGTACGCGCCTTTGATGGAATATATTGCTGATAACCGTATTCATGCCTTGTCGATTAAGGCTTATACGCCGCAAGAGTGGCAACGGGATCGCAAGCTAAACGGCTTTTAA
- the mlaB gene encoding lipid asymmetry maintenance protein MlaB, whose amino-acid sequence MANELSWQSQQETLVLQGELDRETLLPLWQQREALLADKTHIDVSQLQRVDSSGLALLVHFRELRSQQGVSLTIIGVSDRLSTLIELYNLRDIIPVETAST is encoded by the coding sequence ATGGCAAATGAACTGAGCTGGCAATCCCAGCAGGAAACGCTGGTACTGCAAGGTGAGTTGGATCGTGAAACGCTGTTGCCCCTTTGGCAGCAGCGCGAGGCATTACTGGCGGATAAAACCCATATTGATGTCAGTCAATTGCAGCGCGTCGACTCATCCGGTTTGGCATTACTGGTGCACTTTCGTGAACTGCGAAGCCAGCAGGGGGTCTCACTCACCATTATCGGTGTCAGTGATCGGTTATCGACCCTGATTGAGCTGTACAACCTGCGGGATATCATCCCGGTAGAAACGGCCAGCACCTAG
- the mlaC gene encoding phospholipid-binding protein MlaC, with product MFKRLLMVALLVVAPLANAVDQTNPYRLMDEAAQRTFTRLKTEQPKIKQNPDYLRTIVREELLPFVQIKYAGALVLGSYYKAATPAQREAYFNAFGQYLEQAYGQALALYHGQTYDVAPDQPLGDANIVAIRVTILDPNGRPPVRLDFQWRKNSQTGNWQAYDMIAEGVSMISTKQNEWASILRQKGVDGLTQQLLMAAKQPITLDKQ from the coding sequence ATGTTTAAACGTTTACTTATGGTCGCATTGCTGGTGGTTGCCCCACTGGCGAATGCTGTCGATCAAACCAACCCGTACCGTCTGATGGATGAAGCGGCGCAAAGAACTTTCACGCGTCTGAAAACTGAACAACCTAAGATCAAACAAAACCCAGACTATTTACGCACCATCGTGCGTGAAGAGCTGCTGCCATTTGTTCAGATCAAATATGCCGGGGCACTGGTACTGGGTAGCTACTATAAAGCGGCCACTCCGGCGCAACGTGAAGCTTACTTCAATGCATTCGGTCAATATCTGGAACAGGCTTACGGTCAGGCACTGGCGTTGTACCATGGCCAAACTTACGACGTTGCACCAGACCAACCGCTGGGTGATGCCAATATCGTGGCTATCCGTGTGACTATCCTTGATCCCAATGGTCGCCCTCCCGTGCGCTTAGATTTCCAATGGCGTAAAAATAGCCAAACCGGCAACTGGCAGGCGTATGACATGATAGCCGAAGGGGTTAGCATGATCAGCACCAAGCAAAATGAGTGGGCTTCTATCCTGCGTCAGAAAGGGGTTGATGGTTTGACTCAACAGCTGCTGATGGCGGCGAAACAGCCGATTACTTTAGATAAGCAATAA
- the mlaD gene encoding outer membrane lipid asymmetry maintenance protein MlaD — protein MQTKRSEVWVGAFILIAILAVIFLCLQVADIKSVGNQPTYRIYANFDNIGGLKTNSPVKIGGVVVGRVAYITLDTQNYSPRVAIDIQQRYNHIPDTSSLAVRTSGLLGEQFLALNVGFEDPDMGTSILKDGGVIQDTKSALVLEDLIGQFLYKSGGDGNSGAPASDSVAPTTGAPISAGATTSAGATTSAGAPTPTANGSSPATQHP, from the coding sequence ATGCAAACGAAGAGAAGTGAAGTCTGGGTAGGCGCGTTTATACTGATTGCTATACTGGCGGTCATATTCCTCTGCTTGCAAGTGGCAGACATTAAATCCGTAGGCAATCAGCCGACTTACCGGATTTACGCAAATTTTGACAATATTGGCGGCTTGAAAACCAATTCGCCAGTCAAGATTGGCGGCGTAGTGGTGGGGCGGGTGGCCTATATTACGTTAGATACTCAAAATTACAGCCCGCGTGTGGCGATAGATATTCAGCAGCGCTATAACCATATCCCAGACACCAGTTCACTGGCCGTCCGCACTTCCGGCTTGCTCGGTGAGCAGTTCTTGGCGCTGAATGTCGGTTTCGAAGATCCCGATATGGGCACCAGTATTTTGAAAGATGGTGGTGTTATTCAAGACACCAAATCAGCTCTGGTTCTGGAAGATCTTATCGGCCAGTTCTTGTACAAAAGTGGCGGGGATGGTAATTCTGGTGCGCCAGCGAGTGATTCCGTAGCGCCAACGACTGGAGCACCTATATCGGCTGGTGCAACAACATCGGCTGGTGCAACAACATCGGCTGGCGCACCCACACCGACAGCGAATGGTAGCTCGCCTGCAACTCAACATCCATAA
- the mlaE gene encoding lipid asymmetry maintenance ABC transporter permease subunit MlaE, with translation MLVQALASLGRRGINVCASFGRAGLMLFNALVGRPEPRKQWPLLVKQLYSVGVQSLLIIVVSGLFIGMVLGLQGFLILTTYSAEASLGMMVSLSLLRELGPVVTALLFAGRAGSALTAEIGLMKATEQISSLEMMAIDPLRRVVAPRFWAGLISMPLLTAIFVAVGIWGGSVVGVDWKGIDGGFFWSAMQNAVEWRTDLLNCLIKSLVFAITVTWIALFNGYDAIPTSEGISRATTRTVVHSSLAVLGLDFVLTALMFGN, from the coding sequence ATGTTAGTACAGGCATTAGCGTCTTTAGGTCGCCGAGGCATTAATGTCTGCGCCTCCTTTGGTCGCGCAGGTTTAATGCTGTTCAATGCCCTTGTTGGGCGGCCTGAACCGCGAAAACAATGGCCACTATTGGTCAAACAGCTGTATAGCGTCGGGGTACAATCGCTACTGATTATTGTGGTTTCCGGCCTATTTATCGGCATGGTTCTGGGGTTGCAGGGCTTTTTGATCCTGACCACTTACAGCGCGGAAGCTAGCCTCGGCATGATGGTGTCACTGTCACTGCTCCGTGAACTGGGGCCAGTGGTAACCGCGCTACTGTTCGCGGGTCGCGCAGGTTCTGCCTTGACCGCTGAGATTGGCCTGATGAAAGCCACGGAACAGATTTCCAGTCTGGAGATGATGGCGATTGATCCACTGCGACGGGTGGTCGCGCCTCGATTCTGGGCGGGTCTGATCAGTATGCCATTATTGACCGCGATTTTTGTTGCCGTGGGTATTTGGGGCGGCTCTGTGGTCGGTGTTGACTGGAAAGGGATCGACGGCGGTTTCTTCTGGTCGGCGATGCAGAATGCGGTTGAGTGGCGGACAGATTTACTGAATTGCCTGATTAAGAGTCTGGTATTTGCCATTACCGTGACCTGGATTGCGCTGTTCAATGGTTATGATGCGATCCCAACATCTGAAGGGATCAGCCGGGCAACGACCCGTACCGTAGTGCACTCGTCGCTGGCGGTATTGGGATTAGATTTTGTGCTGACAGCACTGATGTTTGGGAACTGA
- the mlaF gene encoding phospholipid ABC transporter ATP-binding protein MlaF yields MKQKASNLIEIHGMSFTRGERPIFADINMTVPRGKVTAIMGPSGIGKTTLLRLIGGQLAPDAGEIWFDGDNIPALSRQRLYDVRKKMSMLFQSGALFTDLTVFENVAFPLREHSRLPEELLHSTVMMKLEAVGLRGAANLMPAELSGGMARRAALARAIALDPELIMFDEPFVGQDPITMGVLVKLIDELNHALGVTCVVVSHDVPEVLSIADYAYIVADQHVIAEGTPEQLQANDDMRVRQFLDGIADGPVPFRFPAGDYKTELLG; encoded by the coding sequence ATGAAGCAAAAGGCGTCGAATTTGATAGAGATCCATGGGATGAGTTTTACCCGTGGTGAGCGTCCGATATTCGCCGATATCAATATGACGGTCCCGCGCGGCAAAGTGACGGCGATTATGGGGCCTTCTGGTATTGGTAAAACCACATTGTTGCGCCTGATTGGTGGGCAATTGGCACCGGATGCCGGTGAAATTTGGTTTGATGGTGATAATATTCCGGCGCTTTCACGCCAGCGTTTGTATGATGTGCGCAAAAAAATGAGCATGTTATTTCAATCTGGCGCGCTATTTACTGATTTAACCGTATTCGAAAATGTGGCTTTTCCCCTGCGCGAACATAGCCGTTTGCCGGAAGAGCTGCTGCACAGCACGGTGATGATGAAGCTAGAGGCGGTGGGGTTGCGCGGCGCGGCTAATTTGATGCCCGCAGAGCTTTCCGGCGGTATGGCACGCCGTGCGGCATTGGCACGGGCGATTGCTCTCGATCCTGAATTGATTATGTTTGATGAGCCGTTTGTGGGTCAGGATCCGATTACCATGGGGGTACTGGTCAAACTGATTGATGAGCTGAATCATGCACTGGGTGTCACTTGTGTGGTGGTCTCCCATGATGTGCCCGAAGTGCTTAGCATTGCTGATTATGCCTATATCGTTGCAGATCAGCATGTTATTGCCGAAGGAACACCTGAACAGTTGCAAGCCAATGACGATATGCGGGTGCGCCAGTTCCTCGATGGTATTGCCGACGGACCGGTGCCTTTCCGTTTCCCTGCTGGGGATTATAAAACCGAGCTATTAGGTTGA
- a CDS encoding calcium/sodium antiporter, translated as MFLAITLLIIGLVLLVYGADRLVYGAAVLSRSFGVPPLIIGMTIVGIGTSLPELIVSVTAALNNQTDMAVGNVLGSNITNLLLIVGGAALIRPLTVRSEILRRELPLMLVVTVLCGFLLADNHLSRGDGIILLLAAVAFIVLMLKIARLAHAEGNDILTREQLAELPQDSSTTVALLWLVLAFIILPLSAKMIIDNATVIARVAGVSELVIGLTVIAIGTSLPELATFIAGALKGEDDMAVGNIIGSNIFNIVIVLGVPALLSPGDINPDAFQRDYWVMLGVSVIFTILCLGRKHRIGHLAGALLLCGFIAYLAVLFFAPFSVA; from the coding sequence ATGTTTCTTGCGATAACACTGTTAATCATTGGTTTGGTTTTATTAGTGTATGGCGCTGATCGATTAGTTTACGGCGCGGCCGTGTTATCCCGTTCTTTCGGTGTTCCGCCGCTCATTATCGGGATGACCATTGTAGGGATCGGCACATCGCTGCCAGAGTTGATTGTATCGGTGACGGCGGCACTTAATAACCAGACCGATATGGCGGTCGGCAATGTGCTTGGCTCCAATATTACCAATCTGTTGCTGATTGTGGGGGGCGCGGCCCTAATACGCCCATTGACCGTGCGCTCAGAGATTCTGCGCCGTGAGTTACCCTTAATGTTGGTGGTCACGGTGCTGTGTGGCTTTCTGCTGGCCGATAACCATCTCAGCCGTGGGGATGGGATTATTTTGCTGCTGGCAGCGGTGGCATTTATTGTCCTGATGCTAAAAATTGCGCGATTGGCCCATGCCGAGGGCAATGACATTCTGACTCGCGAACAGTTGGCTGAATTACCGCAGGACAGCAGCACGACCGTGGCCTTATTGTGGTTGGTACTGGCCTTCATTATTTTACCACTGTCGGCCAAAATGATTATCGATAACGCGACGGTCATTGCCCGCGTCGCTGGCGTCAGTGAACTGGTCATTGGTTTGACCGTGATTGCCATTGGCACCAGTTTGCCTGAATTGGCCACTTTCATCGCCGGCGCGCTGAAAGGGGAAGATGATATGGCGGTCGGCAATATCATCGGATCGAACATTTTTAATATTGTGATTGTCTTAGGTGTACCTGCACTGCTCTCCCCTGGTGATATTAATCCTGACGCTTTCCAGCGCGATTATTGGGTGATGCTCGGTGTCAGCGTGATATTCACGATTCTTTGTCTCGGCCGTAAACATCGAATCGGCCATCTGGCGGGCGCTCTGTTATTATGTGGGTTTATCGCTTACCTTGCGGTGCTGTTCTTCGCCCCTTTTAGTGTGGCGTGA
- the kdsD gene encoding arabinose-5-phosphate isomerase KdsD, translated as MSSFDSQPRMDFQQAGKQVLHIEREGLAQLDQYINDDFSSACEAIFNCHGKVVVMGMGKSGHIGCKIAATFASTGTPAFSVHPAEASHGDLGMVTPQDIVLAISNSGESNEILALIPVLKRQKIKLICMSNNPESTMGKAADIHLCIKVPQEACPLGLAPTTSTTATLVMGDALAVALLKARGFTQEDFALSHPGGALGRKLLLRISDIMHTGAEIPHVSPDASLRDALLEITRKNLGLTVICDDLMMIKGIFTDGDLRRVFDMGIDLNHAKIADVMTSGGIRVRPTMLAVDALNLMESRHITAVLVADGEQLLGVVHMHDMLRAGVV; from the coding sequence ATGTCTTCTTTTGATTCGCAACCAAGAATGGATTTTCAGCAGGCGGGTAAACAGGTATTGCACATTGAGCGCGAAGGACTGGCACAACTCGATCAATACATTAATGACGATTTTTCCAGCGCCTGCGAAGCGATATTTAACTGCCATGGCAAAGTGGTAGTGATGGGGATGGGTAAGTCGGGGCATATTGGCTGCAAAATTGCCGCGACCTTTGCCAGTACAGGGACGCCCGCCTTTTCTGTCCACCCTGCGGAAGCCAGTCATGGTGACCTCGGCATGGTCACGCCACAAGATATCGTTCTGGCTATCTCCAACTCAGGTGAATCCAACGAAATTCTGGCGTTGATCCCCGTGCTCAAGCGTCAGAAAATCAAGCTCATCTGCATGAGCAACAACCCTGAAAGCACCATGGGTAAAGCGGCTGATATTCATTTATGCATTAAAGTGCCGCAAGAAGCTTGCCCACTGGGGCTGGCCCCGACCACCAGTACCACTGCCACCTTGGTCATGGGCGACGCCCTCGCCGTGGCCTTGCTGAAAGCGCGTGGATTCACCCAAGAAGATTTTGCCCTCTCCCATCCGGGCGGAGCACTTGGGCGCAAGTTGCTGTTGCGGATCAGCGATATCATGCACACTGGCGCAGAGATCCCGCACGTCAGCCCTGATGCGTCATTGCGTGATGCCTTACTGGAGATTACTCGGAAGAATCTGGGTTTAACTGTAATCTGTGACGATCTCATGATGATTAAGGGTATCTTTACCGACGGTGACTTGCGCCGGGTATTTGATATGGGCATTGATTTGAATCATGCAAAAATCGCAGACGTGATGACCAGCGGCGGTATTCGGGTTCGTCCGACCATGTTGGCGGTGGATGCGCTCAACCTGATGGAGTCACGTCATATTACGGCGGTGTTAGTGGCTGACGGTGAGCAACTGCTCGGCGTGGTGCATATGCACGACATGCTAAGAGCCGGTGTCGTTTAA
- the kdsC gene encoding 3-deoxy-manno-octulosonate-8-phosphatase KdsC, translated as MNSTVYLDTCYGPVADSVIQRAANIRLLICDVDGVMSDGLIYMGNQGEELKAFNVRDGYGIRCLITSGIEVAIITGRCAKLLEDRANTLGITHLYQGQSDKLVAYHELLLALNCQPEQVAYIGDDLIDWPVMAQVGLSVAVADAHPILLPKAHYVTKINGGRGAVREICDLILLAQDKLDGAKGLSI; from the coding sequence ATGAACAGCACCGTCTATCTGGATACATGCTATGGCCCTGTCGCCGACAGCGTCATACAACGCGCGGCAAACATTCGTCTGCTCATTTGTGATGTGGATGGCGTGATGTCCGACGGCCTGATTTATATGGGTAATCAGGGGGAAGAGCTGAAGGCATTCAACGTGCGTGATGGCTATGGTATCCGCTGCCTGATAACCTCCGGTATTGAAGTGGCGATTATTACGGGCCGCTGCGCTAAATTACTGGAAGACCGCGCCAACACCTTGGGCATTACCCACCTTTATCAAGGGCAATCTGATAAGCTGGTGGCTTACCACGAATTGTTGCTAGCATTAAACTGCCAGCCGGAACAGGTCGCTTATATTGGTGATGACCTGATTGATTGGCCAGTGATGGCACAAGTGGGACTATCTGTCGCAGTGGCGGATGCTCATCCGATACTGCTTCCCAAAGCGCATTATGTGACGAAAATCAATGGCGGGCGCGGTGCAGTACGCGAGATATGTGATTTGATATTATTGGCCCAAGATAAACTCGACGGTGCCAAAGGATTGTCGATATGA
- the lptC gene encoding LPS export ABC transporter periplasmic protein LptC, with translation MSKTRLWITLSLALIALALIGWNMSGFNQQDTPVVADNNEPSSQSQHTVTVVFNPVGQLNYKLVAEDVQNFSAQELTWFTKPVMTLFGENAVATWTVRADRAKLTNDKMLYLYGHVEVDSLTPDAQLQKIKTDNAQVNLITQDVSSDDEVTLFGVGFTSNGMKMRGNLRDKTAELIEKVKTSYEIQK, from the coding sequence ATGAGTAAAACAAGACTGTGGATAACCCTATCTCTGGCATTGATTGCTTTGGCATTGATTGGCTGGAATATGTCCGGTTTTAATCAGCAGGACACGCCAGTTGTGGCTGATAATAATGAGCCCTCTTCCCAAAGCCAACATACGGTGACAGTGGTTTTTAATCCGGTCGGGCAACTGAATTATAAATTGGTCGCGGAAGACGTTCAGAACTTCAGCGCTCAAGAGCTAACTTGGTTTACCAAGCCAGTCATGACCCTGTTTGGCGAGAATGCAGTGGCAACCTGGACAGTTCGGGCAGACCGCGCCAAGCTGACCAATGATAAAATGCTCTATTTGTATGGTCATGTTGAGGTCGATAGCCTGACCCCAGATGCACAGTTACAAAAAATTAAAACGGATAACGCCCAGGTTAATTTGATCACTCAGGATGTATCCTCAGACGATGAAGTTACCCTCTTTGGTGTTGGATTCACATCTAACGGCATGAAAATGCGTGGGAACTTGCGGGACAAAACCGCCGAGCTGATTGAAAAGGTTAAAACCTCTTATGAAATACAAAAATAA
- the lptA gene encoding lipopolysaccharide ABC transporter substrate-binding protein LptA encodes MKYKNKIRPLLLASSLLAASLPAFALTGDTEQPVKVDSAKQALDMEANTITFTDNVIIKQGTIEIKADKVVVTRPGGDQSKMVIEGYGNPVTFYQMQDSGKPVKGHGQKLRYEVANDFVVLTGNAYLEQLDSNIKGDRITYLVKKQQMEAFSDKGNRVTTVLLPSQLQDKGPAASGQKKSK; translated from the coding sequence ATGAAATACAAAAATAAAATTCGCCCTCTTTTGCTTGCCAGCTCACTTTTGGCCGCAAGCCTACCTGCATTTGCATTAACGGGTGATACTGAGCAGCCCGTCAAGGTTGACTCCGCCAAACAAGCATTGGATATGGAGGCGAACACCATCACCTTTACTGATAATGTGATTATCAAACAAGGCACTATCGAGATTAAAGCGGATAAAGTGGTGGTGACCCGCCCTGGTGGCGATCAGAGCAAAATGGTTATCGAAGGCTATGGTAATCCGGTCACCTTCTACCAAATGCAAGACAGTGGTAAGCCCGTCAAAGGCCACGGTCAAAAATTGCGTTACGAAGTCGCGAATGATTTTGTGGTATTGACTGGCAATGCTTATCTAGAGCAACTTGATAGCAATATCAAAGGTGATCGCATCACTTATCTGGTGAAAAAACAGCAGATGGAAGCCTTCAGTGATAAAGGCAATCGCGTCACCACCGTATTATTACCGTCCCAATTACAAGACAAAGGGCCAGCAGCTTCAGGCCAAAAGAAGAGTAAGTAA
- the lptB gene encoding LPS export ABC transporter ATP-binding protein: MATLIAEKLAKAYKGRKVVEDVSLSVKSGEIVGLLGPNGAGKTTTFYMVVGIVQRDAGRIVIDDEDISLLPLHERARRGIGYLPQEASIFRRLSVFNNLMAVLEIRKDLTNEQRQERAEELMEEFHITHLRDSLGQSLSGGERRRVEIARALAANPKFILLDEPFAGVDPISVIDIKKIIEHLRDSGLGVLITDHNVRETLDVCERAYIVSQGHLIAHGTPQEILADEQVKRVYLGEEFRL, encoded by the coding sequence ATGGCAACATTAATCGCAGAAAAGCTGGCTAAGGCGTACAAAGGCCGTAAAGTGGTCGAAGACGTTAGCCTGAGTGTAAAGTCCGGTGAGATTGTGGGCCTGCTTGGGCCAAATGGTGCAGGTAAGACCACCACTTTTTATATGGTCGTCGGCATTGTCCAGCGTGACGCCGGGCGTATTGTGATTGATGACGAAGATATCAGCCTCTTGCCTCTCCATGAACGCGCCCGTCGCGGCATTGGTTATTTACCGCAAGAAGCCTCAATCTTCCGTCGCCTGAGTGTATTTAACAATCTGATGGCGGTACTGGAGATCCGTAAAGATCTCACCAATGAGCAGCGGCAGGAACGGGCTGAGGAGCTAATGGAAGAGTTCCATATCACCCATTTACGTGACAGTCTGGGGCAATCACTCTCTGGTGGCGAGCGCCGCCGTGTTGAGATTGCCCGTGCCTTGGCTGCAAATCCTAAGTTTATTCTGCTGGATGAGCCATTTGCTGGGGTTGACCCCATTTCTGTTATCGATATCAAAAAAATTATTGAACATCTGCGCGACAGTGGTTTGGGTGTATTGATTACCGACCACAACGTGCGTGAAACGTTAGACGTTTGTGAGCGGGCTTATATTGTAAGCCAAGGGCACTTAATCGCTCACGGCACACCACAGGAAATTTTGGCTGACGAACAAGTTAAGCGTGTTTATCTGGGTGAAGAGTTC